The sequence below is a genomic window from Mycobacterium sp. ITM-2016-00316.
GCGTCATCTCATGACACCGTGAACTGGATGCCGACCGCGGTCACGACCACATTGATCGCGAACAGCACCATGAAGGTGAACACCACGGTCTCGTTGACCGCGTTGCCGACTCCGGCCGGACCGCCCCCGACGTACACTCCCTTGTAGCAGGAGATCAGGCCCGCGGCCAGCCCGAAAAGAGTTGCCTTGACCAGGGATACGAGAACGTCCCCGGCGCCGGTCAGCAGCGTCAGACCTGAGATGAACGCTCCCGCAGAAACATTCTGGATGTGGACGCAGAAGAGGAATGCGCCGGCGAGTCCGACGATGATCACCGATGCCGACAGTGCGAGGGCAACGGTGGTCGCCGCCAGCACGCGCGGTACCACCAACGCCTGGATCGGATTGATCCCCATCACCCGGAGCGCATCGAGCTCGTCGCGGATGGTCCGCGCTCCCAGGTCTGCACACATCGCCGTCGCGCCGGCACCGGAGACCACGAGCACGGTCACGATCGGCCCGATCTGATTCACGGTCCCGATCGCGGCTCCCGTTCCCGAGAAGTCCGATGCGCCAAACTCATTGAGCAAGATGTTGAACGTGAAGACCAAGAGTACCGAGTAAGGCATGGTCAGCATCAGCGCGGGCAGGACCGAGACGCGCGCGACAAACCAGGTCTGGATGACGTACTCACGCCAGGCGAACGGCCGCTGGAACATCAACACGAATGTGTCCAGCGACATCGCGAAGAAACCGCCGAGAGCACGGAAGGGTCGGGTCGCCACCTGCGCGCTCACCATCATGCTCGCGCCGATGATTCGGTTTCGGCCACCCGTAGGAGACATCGGATCCCCCACATCAACCGTTCACTGTGCGCCACCGTCACTGCCGAAACCGGTTGACAGAACTCGGGACCGAGGTATCGGTACGAACTGCTCATGGGGGCCATCCGGACGGGTCGACGGGGTCGTTGACGCAAGCCAGGCTACGCGCCGGCCAGTCGCTATGTCTATAGCCAGTATGCTACATCCTCACTCAAATGTCGCGATATTGTCGCCGTGGCAAGCACTTAAGGGTAGTAATGTATCTAGTCAATACGACGTGTTTACCGCTGACGGGGGCAATCGAACATGGCTTCACGTGGTACTCGAGCGACTACCGGCCCACCGGTGTCCCCGTGCGGGCCGCAACGGCGTAGCTCGGGTCCGGAATCCGTTGTCACCTCCGGCGTGTCACTCACGGCATCGGCGAGTTCATCAGCAGCGGAGAATGTTTCGGCGCACTCCCGCGCGACGGTCGCGGAGTCGTGCGCCGACCATCGAAGACATCTGGCAGGATTTCCTGCGGGTGACCAGGAAGAAGGAGCGTAGCGCAGTGGAGCCGGTGCCCTCAGCCGTCAAACGCAGGCCCAAGGACCGCAAGCAACAGATCCTCGAGCAAGCCGTTCGACTGTTCATCGACCGTGGGTTTCACTCCGTGAAGCTGGAGGACATCGCGGAGGCATCGGGGGTCACCGCACGAGCGGTGTACCGCCACTATGACAACAAACATGCACTGTTGGCCGCCGCCATCCGCGCCGGCCAGGAGCAGTATCAGAGCGCCCGCCTACTCGCCGACGGGGAATCGGTGTCGACGCACAGACCCTTGAGCGCCGACTTGCCGGACCTCGTCACCGCGGCGGTGGCCTCTCGATCGCTCACGGTGCTCTGGCAGCGCGAGGCGCGCTATCTCGACGTCACAGAGCGCATGGAGGTCCGCCACCGCATCAACGCCATCGTGGCCGGCATCGAGGCGAGCATTCGTCTCGAAATGCCGGAGCTGAACTCGAGACACTCTGAACTGCGGGCATGGGCGGTGTCGAGTGTGATCACCAGTCTTGGCAGGCACAATTTCACGCTGCCCAACGACGAGCTCCACCAGCTGCTCATTGCGGCATGCACGGCGGCTGCATCGACTCGCCCCGTCCGCGCCCTCGATACCGATGACGAGCCGCCGAGCACTGGTGGCCGCGCACTGTTCTCCAGGCACGAGACACTGCTCGCCGCGGGGGCACACCTCTTTCGCGCGCAGGGTTACCCGGCAGTGAGCACCAGTGAGATCGGAAAGGGTGTCGGTATCGCCGGCCCGGGTCTGTACCGGTCATTCTCCTCCAAACAGGCAATCCTCGATGCCCTCGTCAGTCGCCTTGACGACTGGTGGACCCTGGAGTGCATTCGGACGTTGCGCGCCGACAGTGACGCAACAGAGTGCCTCCGTGCCCTGGTCGCAGGCCGCGTCCGGGTCAGCTTGGACGACCCAGACCTGGTGGCGGTGTCGGTTACCGAGCTCTCGTACGCCTCCAGCGAGGTCCGCGACCGGTATGTGAGAAATCAAGCCGACCGCGAAGCGGTGTGGAGCGATCTCATCGGCAAGCTCGTTCCCCGTACCACCCCCGCCCAGGCGCGGCTCCTGGTGGCTGCGGCGAACAGCTTCATCGACGATGTCGTGCGCACCTGGCACCTGACCCGCTTCCACGGGGTGGCCGATGAAATCACCGCTATCGCCCTGGCGATCCTCACCAGCAGGGACTGACCGGACTCACCACAGTGCAGCGACGGTACCGCCATCAGCGAGTTGAGCGGTTCCGTTGATCATCGATGCCTCGTCAGACAACAAGAAGGCAACGACGCCCGCCATCTCCTCGGGTCCGGCCATCCGGCCCTGAAGACGACCGATCATGGTGTTGGCGCCTCCTTCGCCGAGCGCGGCGTCGAACGTCGATATCGCGGTCTGCTGCATCGGAGTGTCGACAAACGCCGGAAGCACAGCATTGGAACGGATATTGGCGGAACGAAGTTCAGCTGCGGTAATCCTGCTGAGGTGGATGACCCCCGCCTTGGACATTCCGTAGGCGGCGGTGCCGCCGGCCGCGACAAGACCGCCGAGCGACGACATGTTCACGATGGCGCCCCCGCCGCCCTCAGCCATCCGCGGTGCAGCGTGCTTGGTGCACAGCCACGCGCCGCGCAGGTTGACGGCGATGACGCGATCGAAATCCTCCACCGCCGTCTCGGTCAACGGCGCGAAGTGCACCACCCCGGCATTCGCCACCAGTTTGTCGACCCCACCGAAGGCACCGACGCAGGCCTCTACCATGCCCATTACCTGTTGTTCGTTGCTCACGTCGACGGCATAGCCGATTGCGCCACCTCCGATCTGCGCGGCCACTCTCGCGGCCGCGGCACTGTCGATGTCCGCGCACACCACCTTGCATCCCTCGACGGCGAGGCGCTCGGCGATCGCTCGTCCGATTCCGGCACCTGCCCCCGTCACGATCGCGGCCTTTCCGGCCAGATCCGCGTACGTCATCGCATCTCCTGCGTATTACATTGCATCCGAATCCTTCTCACGCGGCCACCGATTTCTCGCGGATGGCGCCGAACATCACGAGCCCGAATCCCGGTGCATCATCGGCAAGTCTGACGGAATAGACACCAAGATCGCGCAGGATCCAGGCCAGCGTGTCCGGCGGCAGTCCCGGAGCGGGCTCAGCGTCAGACGCGGCCAATCCGCAGGCGTGCATCGGACCGGTGGGACGCAGGTACACGATCACACCGCTACCCGCGGCGGTCATCGCGGTCATGGCGTGCCGGAGTTCCCCGCCACACCGGCACGCCCCCGATCCGAATACGTCTCCGGTGAGGCACTCCACATGCACATGCAGTGGCGCCGGTTGTCCGGAGCCCACCGCGCCGATGATCACGACGAGGTGTTCGCCACCGCCACGCGCATCGCGGAATCCGATGACCCGGTGGGTGCCACCGCGGGTGGGCAGGATGGTCTCGGCCAGCCGGATGACCTGGCGTTCGGTCCGTCGCCGGTACACGGCGAGCTCCGTCACCGAAACGCGGGCCAGCCCGTGTTCGAGTGCGAACTCGACCGATTCGGCCCCGCTGGCGATCGCGATGGGACGGTCACCGGAGACGATCTCGCAGAGTCCGGCGGCGTGGCGCCGGCCCGCGAGGCGGGCGAGGTCCAAAGCCGCCTCGGCGGGCCCCTGACGGTCCAGTACACCATCTGCTTCGGCCTGCACCGGGACTACGTGGCCCGGGCGCCGAAAGTGCTCCGGCCGGGAGTCGGCGGACGCCAACGCCGCGATCGTGCGGGCTCGGTCGGTCGCGGAGATCCCCGTGCCGGTACCGCCGGTGTCGACCGCCACCCGATGGCCCGCGGCGCGCGACCCCACTGAATCGCCATGGCACATCGGCGGCAAGTTCAGTCGCACACACTCCTTGGGGGGCAACGCGACTCGGATATAGCCCGAGGTGTGCCGCACGGTGAACGCGAGCAGCTCCGGAGTCGAGGCGTCGGCGGCGAACACCAGATAGCCCTCACCGTCGGGCTCTCCGTCGTCGATCAGCACGACGGGACGGCCCGTCCGCACCGCCGCGATCGCGCGTCGCACCCGCACATCGGCGGTATTCATGTTCGCTCCCTTTCCACCACCGCCAGTCGACGGAACCGGCTGGCGTGGAACACCAGCGGCGGCGTGTCCGGGTCGGCATCCAGCGCGCAGATCTCCAGTAGCACGATGGTGTGATCGCCGGCCGGTACCTCCGCGTAAACCCGGCAATCCCACCATGCGCTGGCACCGTCGACGAACACTCCCCCGTTGGGCAGATCGGCCCACGCCACCCCGTCGAACCGGTCGCCAACCTTGCGCGACAAGCTCATAGCAGCATCGGTGTGGCTTTCGGCCAGCACGCTCAGACCGAGGCGGGGCTGGTCTCGCAGTCGCGGCCAGGTCGCCGAGCTGTTCTGCACACAGATTGACACCAGCGGCGGGTCGATCGATACCGGGGTGAACGAACTCGCCGCCATCCCGACCGGCTCGCCGCCGACGAACGCACAGACGGCTGTGACCCCGGACGGAAAGCAGCCGAATGCCCGCCGCAGTTCCGTGATGTCGGCGGGGCAGTCCCGAAGTCTCATCGACACAGTCGATTCCCTAGTCCAGCCCGCGCAGAAACTCCAGCAGCAGCCGGTTGGTTTCCGCTGGGGCCTCCTGCTGGATCCAATGCCCCACATCGGGCACCAGGTGCGTCCCGCAGTAGTTCGGCATCACCTCGGCTGCGCGCTCAAGCGCCTCTGCCCCCCAGATGGTGCCGACATCGTACTGCCCACCGATGAACACCGCCGGAGGCGTCAGCGGTGTGCCGGCCTGGTCGGCAAGGTCATGCCAGTCGTTGTCGATATTGTGATAGAAGCTCAACGGACCGCCGAATCCCGAGCGCTCGAATTCACCTGTGTAGAAGTCGAGGTCGGCATCGGTGAACCAGCCCGGCATCGTCTCGGGGTAGACGAACGCATCCTTGAGCCGGGCTCCGTCGGCCATACACAACGGGCCGGCTCGGATGACGTCGATCGGGTCCATCGATTCCAGGTCGACCCCTGCAGCGACGGCGGCGTTGGTGGCCGCGACCATCCCGTCACCAGAGACCGTGTAGGTCAGGCCCCACAACCAGCCGCGCAGATCCTCCTCGATCTCGGTGACGATGCCATCCTGTGCGGAGAAGTAGTCCTGGTACCAGACCCGGCCGGGCCCGGCCAGCTCCACGTGGTAGTCATTGGGACGGTGTTCGCCGAATGGACTGCCGGGCAATCCGATCACGCCGCGACCCGCAAAGGGAACACTGATGCCGACAACCGCCCGACATCTTGCTGGATGCAGCCAGGCGAAAGTCCAGGCAACCGGAGCGCCCCAGTCGTGACCCACCACGACCGCATTCTGGGCGCCGTAGGAATCGATCACGCCGACGATATCGTCGACCAACTCTCCGATGCGATAGGCCTCCTGCACCCGGTACTTGGATGAGCGCCCGTAGCCGCGCTGGTCGATGGCCACCACGCGGTATCCCGCCTCGGCGAGTGCCGGAATCTGGTGACGCCAGGAATACCAGGACTCGGGGAAGCCGTGGACCAGTATCACGAGCGGCCCCTCTCCCTGCTCCACTGCGTGGATACGGGTGCCCCGGCAATTCAGCATCCGATGTATCTGTGACATCTCAGTCCCTTGGCTAGTGGGTACGGGATCCGACAAGACCGACCGGCAATTCCTCGCTTCGCACCAGGTGATCGACGGGCGGAATGGTGCGGTTTTCATAGTTGCGCGCGATGAGCGTCTTCTGGCCTGACAGTCGGGTGCGCGCCCATTTCCCCAGCACCTTCGCGGCGACCTTCGGTGTCAACAACGCCGCAGGAGGTTTGACGAGGTGCACAACCGCCAGGAACTGACTGTAGGTCGCGGGGTCGTCGTGCACCAACTCCATGACACGGTCCATGTACCAGGTGAGTCCACGAAAGTAGAAGGGGCGCTTCTTGTCCGCATCCTGAACCCAGTCGAAACGCAGGTTCTGCTCGCGGATCACGAACCACGCCGTGTCGGCCAGTCGGCTGATCCTGCGGTAGTAGCGTCTCGGAAGGTCCGCGTGCCCCGGTCCGTACTTCGCCAGCAGTACCTGCATTTCCCGAACCTCTTTGAGGGCCAGCGTCATTCCCAGACCGGAAACGGGATCGGCGCTGGTGTAGGAATCGCCGACCGCGAGCAATCCCCTTGGCAGATTGCGCTTCTTCTCATAGAGCAGCCGCAGCATGTTCGGATACCGGAAGTTGTAGATGGGTGATGCCGGTTCCAGTCCGTCGATGTTCTCACCAATCACCGGCGAGGGCATGAAGTCGGCGAACTGTCTGAACTCCCCCGGGGTGCGCGGTGGCGAATAGCAGTTGTAGGCAACCAACGTGGTGGACAGGATCGTGCGCGAGCTGTCCGTGTAGTACTGCGCCGCGTAGGTGTCCTCATAGGGTCGGTAGGCATAGCAGATCATCATCACCTTGTCGCTCCATTGCCGTTCCGGCGGCACCCGGTGATACATCGTGGAGTAGAAGCAGTTGATGATGTCCTGCTCGACTTCGGGGGCCCCGATGCCGATGCGGTCGAGGAAATCCGGGATGCGGGTGTTCTTGCCCGACGCGTCCACCACGAACTCCGCCGGCACCACCTCGAGATCGCCACCATCGCGGCCGACACCGACACCGATGACCGAGTTGCTGTCGCGATCGTAGACAAGGTCGGCCACCTCGGACTCGTAGCGGAAACTGATGCGGGCTTCGTCGTCCAGGCGGCGACGCACACACCACTCGAGCAGTGGTCGACCGGCACAGACGATTTGTATGTCGCCCGTTCCTGCCTTCTTCCACGTGCCACCGAGACGGATTCGATACTGGGCAGCCATGTCGACATCGAAGGCACCCTCGCGCACCATGTCGTCGATGATGCCGGGGAACAACCGTTCCAACTCGATACGACCGGCAGTGAGCAGGTGATGCAGGTGCCAACCCTGGGCGGCGCCGGGCCTGCCCTCACGGCGGCGGTGCGGAT
It includes:
- a CDS encoding ABC transporter permease; this encodes MVSAQVATRPFRALGGFFAMSLDTFVLMFQRPFAWREYVIQTWFVARVSVLPALMLTMPYSVLLVFTFNILLNEFGASDFSGTGAAIGTVNQIGPIVTVLVVSGAGATAMCADLGARTIRDELDALRVMGINPIQALVVPRVLAATTVALALSASVIIVGLAGAFLFCVHIQNVSAGAFISGLTLLTGAGDVLVSLVKATLFGLAAGLISCYKGVYVGGGPAGVGNAVNETVVFTFMVLFAINVVVTAVGIQFTVS
- a CDS encoding TetR/AcrR family transcriptional regulator, translated to MEPVPSAVKRRPKDRKQQILEQAVRLFIDRGFHSVKLEDIAEASGVTARAVYRHYDNKHALLAAAIRAGQEQYQSARLLADGESVSTHRPLSADLPDLVTAAVASRSLTVLWQREARYLDVTERMEVRHRINAIVAGIEASIRLEMPELNSRHSELRAWAVSSVITSLGRHNFTLPNDELHQLLIAACTAAASTRPVRALDTDDEPPSTGGRALFSRHETLLAAGAHLFRAQGYPAVSTSEIGKGVGIAGPGLYRSFSSKQAILDALVSRLDDWWTLECIRTLRADSDATECLRALVAGRVRVSLDDPDLVAVSVTELSYASSEVRDRYVRNQADREAVWSDLIGKLVPRTTPAQARLLVAAANSFIDDVVRTWHLTRFHGVADEITAIALAILTSRD
- a CDS encoding glucose 1-dehydrogenase; this encodes MTYADLAGKAAIVTGAGAGIGRAIAERLAVEGCKVVCADIDSAAAARVAAQIGGGAIGYAVDVSNEQQVMGMVEACVGAFGGVDKLVANAGVVHFAPLTETAVEDFDRVIAVNLRGAWLCTKHAAPRMAEGGGGAIVNMSSLGGLVAAGGTAAYGMSKAGVIHLSRITAAELRSANIRSNAVLPAFVDTPMQQTAISTFDAALGEGGANTMIGRLQGRMAGPEEMAGVVAFLLSDEASMINGTAQLADGGTVAALW
- a CDS encoding 3,4-dihydroxy-2-butanone-4-phosphate synthase, producing MNTADVRVRRAIAAVRTGRPVVLIDDGEPDGEGYLVFAADASTPELLAFTVRHTSGYIRVALPPKECVRLNLPPMCHGDSVGSRAAGHRVAVDTGGTGTGISATDRARTIAALASADSRPEHFRRPGHVVPVQAEADGVLDRQGPAEAALDLARLAGRRHAAGLCEIVSGDRPIAIASGAESVEFALEHGLARVSVTELAVYRRRTERQVIRLAETILPTRGGTHRVIGFRDARGGGEHLVVIIGAVGSGQPAPLHVHVECLTGDVFGSGACRCGGELRHAMTAMTAAGSGVIVYLRPTGPMHACGLAASDAEPAPGLPPDTLAWILRDLGVYSVRLADDAPGFGLVMFGAIREKSVAA
- a CDS encoding flavin reductase family protein, with the protein product MRLRDCPADITELRRAFGCFPSGVTAVCAFVGGEPVGMAASSFTPVSIDPPLVSICVQNSSATWPRLRDQPRLGLSVLAESHTDAAMSLSRKVGDRFDGVAWADLPNGGVFVDGASAWWDCRVYAEVPAGDHTIVLLEICALDADPDTPPLVFHASRFRRLAVVERERT
- a CDS encoding alpha/beta fold hydrolase, which translates into the protein MSQIHRMLNCRGTRIHAVEQGEGPLVILVHGFPESWYSWRHQIPALAEAGYRVVAIDQRGYGRSSKYRVQEAYRIGELVDDIVGVIDSYGAQNAVVVGHDWGAPVAWTFAWLHPARCRAVVGISVPFAGRGVIGLPGSPFGEHRPNDYHVELAGPGRVWYQDYFSAQDGIVTEIEEDLRGWLWGLTYTVSGDGMVAATNAAVAAGVDLESMDPIDVIRAGPLCMADGARLKDAFVYPETMPGWFTDADLDFYTGEFERSGFGGPLSFYHNIDNDWHDLADQAGTPLTPPAVFIGGQYDVGTIWGAEALERAAEVMPNYCGTHLVPDVGHWIQQEAPAETNRLLLEFLRGLD
- a CDS encoding 2Fe-2S iron-sulfur cluster-binding protein yields the protein MVVRQVTVGYLDGTRKTMPVHAGQTILEAAEDHGVAIVNECQSGICGTCVATCTSGEYEMGRTEGLSDVERDARKVLTCQTFPGTDCQIELQYPADDNAAMLTTGLGTVTRVDRVSSSTALLGIDVSDMGVIDYRPGQFAQLQVPGTEVWRNYSYAHPADGRAELEFIIRLLPEGVMSGYLRDRAKPGDRIALRCSKGGFHLRPLARPVVMVAGGTGLSAILAMAESLETTAGQPVHLLYGVTGVEDLFKRAELEELERRIAGLAVHVTVSKSDPRWKGAVGRVTDLLREDMFGGGDADVYLCGPAPMIESCRNWLHDNGFHGAGVYYEKFVPSGSARRRTPPLLDYAGIDGGDVRRRGRGTAVVIGGSIAGIAAAKVLSETFERVIVLEKDDPHRRREGRPGAAQGWHLHHLLTAGRIELERLFPGIIDDMVREGAFDVDMAAQYRIRLGGTWKKAGTGDIQIVCAGRPLLEWCVRRRLDDEARISFRYESEVADLVYDRDSNSVIGVGVGRDGGDLEVVPAEFVVDASGKNTRIPDFLDRIGIGAPEVEQDIINCFYSTMYHRVPPERQWSDKVMMICYAYRPYEDTYAAQYYTDSSRTILSTTLVAYNCYSPPRTPGEFRQFADFMPSPVIGENIDGLEPASPIYNFRYPNMLRLLYEKKRNLPRGLLAVGDSYTSADPVSGLGMTLALKEVREMQVLLAKYGPGHADLPRRYYRRISRLADTAWFVIREQNLRFDWVQDADKKRPFYFRGLTWYMDRVMELVHDDPATYSQFLAVVHLVKPPAALLTPKVAAKVLGKWARTRLSGQKTLIARNYENRTIPPVDHLVRSEELPVGLVGSRTH